A region from the Agrobacterium cucumeris genome encodes:
- a CDS encoding DoxX family protein has protein sequence MAQFDNNRQRLFVPAVAPLYNSTHDLVETILRVAAGVLLVTHGFGKIANPFGAVGMVESLGFYPGVFWSPLLAATEFFGGILVAIGLFTRPASFAAMIVLLVTVYFHGIVKAEGLAGAEKSILWAAIFLFFAVRGGNRHSVDAKMSREF, from the coding sequence ATGGCCCAGTTCGACAATAACCGTCAGCGTCTTTTCGTTCCCGCTGTCGCACCGCTTTACAACTCGACGCATGATCTGGTGGAGACCATTCTGCGCGTTGCGGCGGGTGTTCTTCTCGTCACCCATGGTTTCGGCAAGATCGCCAACCCTTTCGGTGCGGTCGGCATGGTGGAAAGCCTTGGCTTTTATCCCGGCGTGTTCTGGTCGCCGCTTCTTGCTGCCACAGAGTTTTTCGGCGGCATTCTGGTGGCGATCGGCCTCTTCACGCGGCCTGCCTCTTTTGCGGCCATGATCGTCCTGTTGGTAACGGTCTATTTTCACGGCATCGTAAAGGCGGAAGGTCTGGCTGGTGCAGAAAAGTCGATCCTATGGGCGGCTATCTTCCTGTTCTTCGCCGTTCGTGGTGGTAACCGGCATTCCGTCGACGCAAAAATGTCCCGGGAATTCTAA
- a CDS encoding Rrf2 family transcriptional regulator has translation MRHDTRLSRVLHILIHMEKHERAATSESIAAMLQTNPVVVRRTMAGLREHGYVSSEKGHGGGWVLARPLSEITLLDIYRALGAPELFSIGLAGDNPNCVIEQAVNEALFDAMKEAETILLSRFGSITLAALAKESIARWSKVSNSPSAMEQL, from the coding sequence ATGAGACACGACACGCGCCTTTCAAGGGTGCTGCATATTCTGATCCATATGGAAAAACACGAGAGAGCGGCGACCTCTGAAAGCATCGCGGCCATGCTGCAGACCAATCCTGTGGTGGTGCGCAGAACCATGGCGGGCCTGCGGGAGCATGGTTATGTCTCATCGGAAAAAGGCCATGGCGGCGGCTGGGTCCTGGCGCGACCGCTCAGCGAGATCACCCTGCTGGATATTTACCGGGCGCTCGGCGCACCGGAGCTGTTTTCCATCGGTCTGGCGGGCGACAATCCGAACTGCGTTATAGAACAGGCGGTCAATGAGGCCCTTTTTGACGCGATGAAAGAGGCGGAAACCATCCTCCTGTCCCGCTTTGGGAGCATAACGCTTGCAGCGCTGGCGAAAGAATCGATCGCCCGCTGGTCCAAGGTGTCCAATAGCCCATCGGCGATGGAGCAGCTCTAA
- a CDS encoding SelT/SelW/SelH family protein, with amino-acid sequence MTDTKPRITIRYCTQCNWLLRAGWMAQEILQTFASDIGEVSLIPSTGGLFEITVDDATIWERKRDGGFPGPKELKQRIRDIIDPDRDLGHVDRTKHDGLDT; translated from the coding sequence ATGACCGACACCAAGCCGCGCATAACCATCCGCTATTGCACGCAGTGCAACTGGTTGCTGCGCGCAGGCTGGATGGCGCAGGAGATCTTGCAAACCTTCGCTTCTGATATCGGCGAAGTCAGCCTCATCCCCTCGACCGGCGGTCTGTTCGAGATCACCGTGGACGACGCCACCATATGGGAACGCAAACGCGATGGCGGTTTTCCCGGCCCAAAAGAGCTCAAGCAGAGAATCCGCGATATCATTGATCCGGACCGCGACCTCGGCCATGTGGACAGAACGAAGCATGACGGGCTCGACACCTGA
- a CDS encoding type 1 glutamine amidotransferase encodes MRVAIIENMAGTPHGQLGVALEEAGSDLRVIRAYAGEPLPTGAGEHDALIVLGGEQNALDDALYPYLPDLALLMKAFGDADKAVMGVCLGSQLLARAYGGENILSGPPEFGWEDVSLTEDGVSDPLLAGLDEIFPIFQWHRDTFTLPPGAIRLATNEATRNQAFRLGRAVYGTQFHFEASTAVVDRWCEAFPASVEKMAPGWLEKYSDHRGRRADMADAAGLEIARAWVRLI; translated from the coding sequence ATGCGCGTTGCAATCATCGAAAACATGGCGGGCACGCCGCACGGACAGCTCGGGGTTGCGTTGGAAGAGGCGGGTTCGGACTTGCGTGTCATCCGCGCCTATGCGGGCGAGCCTCTTCCCACGGGTGCCGGTGAACATGATGCGCTCATCGTTCTCGGCGGTGAGCAGAACGCCCTCGATGACGCGCTTTATCCCTACCTTCCAGACCTTGCGCTTTTGATGAAAGCCTTTGGCGATGCCGATAAGGCCGTGATGGGTGTGTGCCTTGGCAGCCAGTTGCTGGCGCGCGCTTATGGGGGAGAAAATATTCTCTCCGGCCCGCCTGAATTCGGTTGGGAAGATGTATCGCTGACGGAAGACGGTGTATCCGATCCGCTATTGGCGGGGCTGGATGAAATATTCCCCATCTTTCAGTGGCACCGCGATACGTTCACGCTTCCGCCGGGCGCAATACGGCTGGCAACCAATGAAGCGACGCGAAATCAGGCCTTCCGTCTAGGCCGGGCGGTTTATGGCACCCAGTTCCATTTCGAAGCATCCACCGCTGTGGTGGACAGATGGTGTGAGGCCTTCCCGGCATCGGTCGAAAAAATGGCGCCCGGCTGGCTGGAAAAATACAGCGACCATCGCGGCAGGCGCGCAGATATGGCCGATGCAGCAGGTCTGGAAATTGCGCGTGCCTGGGTGCGGCTCATTTAA
- a CDS encoding pilus assembly protein N-terminal domain-containing protein: MGGSSQSVFAQEDILRVSMNHARVLRLDRPVSKVIVGNSKVADATVADATTIVLTGRSFGTTNLVLLDADGNPIVDERILVSIDEGNTVRVFRQTERTVLSCTPNCEQHSQNSGDKDSQP; the protein is encoded by the coding sequence ATGGGAGGCTCGTCGCAATCTGTTTTCGCCCAAGAAGACATATTGCGCGTTTCGATGAACCACGCCCGTGTTCTCCGTCTCGATCGTCCTGTCAGCAAGGTTATTGTTGGTAATTCGAAAGTTGCCGATGCCACGGTCGCCGATGCCACGACCATTGTGCTGACCGGCCGCAGCTTCGGTACGACAAATCTCGTGCTTCTTGATGCCGATGGCAATCCGATCGTCGATGAGCGCATTCTCGTCTCCATCGATGAAGGCAATACAGTTCGCGTTTTCCGCCAGACGGAACGAACCGTGCTATCCTGCACGCCGAATTGCGAACAACATTCGCAAAACAGTGGCGACAAAGACTCTCAGCCGTAA
- a CDS encoding Flp family type IVb pilin, translating into MTKIFARFLKDESGATAIEYGLIAALISVAIVGGATTVGSKIGTLFTNIGTKMTAASTASGK; encoded by the coding sequence ATGACCAAGATTTTCGCTCGTTTCCTCAAGGACGAATCCGGCGCCACGGCAATTGAATACGGCCTGATCGCCGCGCTTATTTCTGTTGCAATCGTTGGCGGTGCCACGACTGTCGGCAGCAAGATCGGTACGCTGTTCACAAACATTGGCACGAAGATGACGGCGGCTTCCACTGCATCTGGAAAATAA
- a CDS encoding glycoside hydrolase family 25 protein, whose protein sequence is MRSSAVPALFFGCLLLGGCTSSGPESLVAGLPSKETTSSVTPSAPVPQASVGTQAITAQPRQEVLAWGGPVPEEPKAFSAVTPKASLLQNAPEIGLPTPSQAGMVRPTERPMVREMERPVQLAMAAAPAAGAGAQIRSRIFRSSFSDAKPINFGRVQPRHFQVHGVDVSRWQANINWPQLRTRGANFAFIKATDGGDHLDPMFRTNWQRAKEAGIRRGAYHFFYWCRSASEQADWFIRNVPRDPDALPPVIDVEYNGESSCKMRHSRERVLEKMRVFMTKLERHYGQRPIIYTAPDFYKDNLTGEFQDYPFWLRAVAQHPSVVYPGRKWLFWQYSGSGLSHGVDGRIDLNVFNGSEDAWHRWIDRRSS, encoded by the coding sequence ATGCGATCATCGGCTGTGCCAGCACTTTTCTTCGGTTGCCTTTTGTTAGGTGGCTGCACCAGTTCCGGGCCGGAAAGCCTGGTGGCTGGCCTGCCTTCGAAGGAGACGACGAGTTCGGTCACGCCTTCGGCACCCGTGCCGCAGGCAAGTGTTGGCACGCAGGCCATCACCGCCCAGCCACGGCAGGAAGTGCTGGCATGGGGCGGGCCGGTGCCTGAAGAGCCCAAGGCCTTTTCCGCCGTCACTCCAAAAGCCTCCCTGCTTCAGAATGCGCCTGAAATCGGCTTGCCAACGCCATCGCAGGCGGGAATGGTGCGGCCGACGGAACGCCCGATGGTTCGCGAAATGGAGCGCCCGGTGCAATTGGCCATGGCCGCCGCCCCGGCAGCGGGTGCCGGCGCACAAATCCGCTCGCGTATTTTCCGCTCCAGTTTCAGCGATGCCAAGCCAATCAATTTCGGCCGCGTTCAGCCGCGCCATTTTCAGGTCCACGGTGTGGATGTCTCCCGCTGGCAGGCAAATATAAACTGGCCGCAGCTGCGCACACGTGGCGCCAATTTCGCTTTCATCAAGGCGACGGATGGTGGTGATCATCTTGACCCGATGTTCCGCACCAACTGGCAGCGCGCGAAGGAGGCAGGCATCCGCCGCGGCGCCTATCACTTCTTTTATTGGTGCCGCTCGGCCAGCGAGCAGGCGGACTGGTTCATTCGCAACGTGCCGCGCGATCCCGATGCGCTGCCGCCTGTCATTGACGTGGAATATAACGGCGAGTCGAGCTGCAAGATGCGCCATTCCCGTGAGCGCGTGCTGGAAAAGATGCGCGTCTTCATGACCAAGCTTGAGCGCCATTACGGACAGCGGCCGATCATTTATACGGCACCTGATTTCTATAAAGACAATCTCACCGGCGAATTCCAGGACTATCCCTTCTGGCTGCGCGCCGTCGCCCAGCATCCGTCCGTGGTCTATCCCGGACGTAAGTGGCTGTTCTGGCAATATTCCGGCTCTGGCCTGTCGCACGGTGTCGATGGCCGAATCGATCTCAATGTCTTCAACGGCAGCGAAGACGCATGGCATCGCTGGATCGACCGCCGTTCAAGCTGA
- a CDS encoding DMT family transporter, whose amino-acid sequence MDKTTSGWLNGLIGVVIFSGSLPATRIAVTDFDPVFLTVARASIAGILALALLLLFQQKRPARNDMTSLFIVSFGVVVGFPLLTALALRHVTSAHSIVFVGLLPLATAVFAVLRGGERPRPAFWLFSCLGSALVAGFSLSNSLSAGVGASLAGDLLMLGAIIVCGLGYAEGAALSRKLGGWQVISWALVLSLPVMLPLAFFTGPETLAGIDPQAWGGLAYVSLFSMLIGFIFWYRGLALGGIAAVGQLQLLQPFFGLVLSATLLHEEVSPAMMGVTLVVVLCVAGARKFAR is encoded by the coding sequence ATGGACAAGACGACAAGCGGCTGGCTGAACGGCCTTATCGGCGTGGTGATATTCAGCGGTTCACTGCCGGCCACACGTATTGCGGTGACCGATTTCGATCCGGTGTTCCTGACTGTTGCCCGCGCCAGCATTGCCGGCATTCTGGCACTCGCCCTGCTGTTGCTGTTCCAGCAAAAACGCCCGGCGCGGAACGATATGACATCGCTTTTCATCGTCTCGTTCGGTGTGGTGGTGGGTTTTCCGCTTTTGACGGCGCTGGCGCTGCGTCACGTGACATCAGCGCATTCCATCGTCTTCGTCGGGCTATTGCCGCTCGCAACTGCCGTCTTCGCGGTGTTGCGCGGTGGTGAACGTCCCCGTCCGGCCTTCTGGCTGTTTTCCTGTCTGGGCAGTGCTCTCGTGGCAGGTTTTTCACTGTCGAACTCGCTTTCAGCAGGAGTTGGGGCTTCGCTTGCCGGCGATCTCCTGATGCTGGGCGCGATCATCGTCTGCGGGTTGGGTTACGCCGAGGGCGCGGCGCTGTCGCGGAAGCTGGGCGGCTGGCAGGTCATCTCCTGGGCACTCGTTCTCTCGCTGCCGGTGATGCTGCCGCTTGCCTTTTTCACAGGACCGGAAACACTTGCCGGCATCGATCCGCAGGCTTGGGGCGGCCTTGCCTATGTGTCGCTGTTCAGCATGTTGATCGGCTTCATCTTCTGGTATCGCGGACTGGCGCTCGGCGGTATTGCCGCTGTGGGCCAGCTGCAATTGCTGCAGCCGTTCTTCGGGCTGGTGCTTTCAGCAACGCTGCTGCATGAAGAGGTGAGCCCTGCCATGATGGGGGTTACGCTTGTCGTAGTGCTTTGCGTTGCGGGTGCCAGAAAATTCGCGCGCTGA
- a CDS encoding YegP family protein, producing the protein MYKFEIYQDKAGEYRFRFKASNGETMFSSEGYKAKASAVHAIESIKKNSPGADTVDLTTMTA; encoded by the coding sequence ATGTATAAATTTGAGATTTATCAGGACAAGGCTGGCGAATATCGTTTTCGCTTCAAGGCATCCAACGGCGAAACGATGTTTTCTTCGGAAGGGTACAAGGCCAAGGCCTCGGCCGTCCATGCGATCGAGTCGATCAAGAAAAATTCTCCCGGTGCCGATACCGTCGATCTGACCACCATGACGGCCTGA
- the cpaB gene encoding Flp pilus assembly protein CpaB: protein MKPSRIVILSVALVAAGLAGLVAMQISGAKQVIEKAETIIQKEPTVNVLVSSVNLPVGSRLNDSSMRWTPWPQGNVVDNFITETKNPNAITELTGAVVRLPLFEGEPVRPEKVVDSSTRIMSSLLPAGKRAVATEISVSTGAGGFVLPNDRVDVIMVRKGDNGNFLTENVLNNVRVLAIDQQIKEGEDGISAVVGATATLELTPEQAKIITVAQQMADRLTLALRSIADAQENDTLSAGYLLNGGSGQPEIQVIKSGSIVKGSQGASQ, encoded by the coding sequence ATGAAACCGTCGCGTATCGTTATTCTATCCGTTGCCCTGGTCGCCGCCGGTCTTGCCGGTCTCGTCGCCATGCAGATTTCCGGCGCAAAGCAGGTCATCGAAAAAGCGGAAACGATCATCCAGAAGGAACCGACGGTCAATGTTCTCGTTTCCTCAGTCAACTTGCCTGTCGGTAGCCGCCTGAACGATAGTTCGATGCGCTGGACACCCTGGCCGCAGGGCAATGTCGTCGATAACTTCATAACCGAAACAAAAAATCCGAACGCGATCACCGAACTCACCGGTGCCGTCGTGCGGTTGCCCCTGTTTGAGGGCGAACCGGTGCGGCCGGAAAAGGTCGTCGATTCCAGCACCCGCATCATGTCTTCACTTCTGCCGGCGGGCAAACGCGCCGTGGCTACGGAAATTTCCGTCTCAACCGGTGCTGGCGGTTTCGTACTGCCGAATGACCGCGTCGATGTCATCATGGTTCGCAAGGGCGATAACGGCAACTTCCTGACCGAGAACGTTTTGAACAATGTCCGGGTTCTGGCAATCGACCAGCAGATCAAGGAAGGCGAAGACGGCATCTCCGCCGTCGTCGGTGCAACTGCAACTCTGGAGCTGACCCCAGAACAGGCAAAAATCATAACGGTGGCGCAGCAGATGGCGGATCGCCTTACTCTCGCGTTGCGCTCAATCGCCGACGCGCAGGAAAACGATACGCTTTCAGCGGGCTATCTTCTCAACGGCGGCTCCGGCCAGCCGGAAATTCAGGTGATCAAGTCCGGGTCGATCGTCAAGGGCAGTCAAGGAGCATCACAATGA
- a CDS encoding A24 family peptidase, with the protein MVVAAIFLTLPLCLAFAALNDLFSMTIPNRIPLILLVCFFVVAPFTGMEWQTFAMSIAAAAAVFFACFALFAANVMGGGDAKLLTAATVWYGFNSSLIEFLLGVTFIGGVLTLGILLLRSRSQEIMAIGIPIPDSLMVAKKIPYGIGIAIAGLLTYGDAPLVKAAIASLS; encoded by the coding sequence ATGGTCGTAGCAGCAATTTTTCTGACTTTGCCTTTGTGCCTTGCTTTCGCTGCGCTGAACGATCTATTCAGCATGACCATACCCAACAGAATACCGCTTATCTTGCTAGTTTGCTTTTTTGTCGTTGCACCGTTTACCGGCATGGAATGGCAGACTTTCGCGATGAGCATTGCCGCAGCGGCCGCCGTTTTTTTCGCCTGTTTTGCGCTCTTTGCCGCAAATGTGATGGGTGGTGGGGACGCCAAGCTGTTGACCGCGGCTACGGTCTGGTATGGATTCAATTCTTCGCTCATAGAATTCTTGCTTGGAGTCACTTTCATTGGTGGCGTATTAACGCTTGGCATCCTGCTTTTGCGGTCACGATCGCAAGAAATCATGGCAATCGGCATTCCCATCCCGGATTCCCTGATGGTGGCGAAAAAAATCCCCTATGGCATCGGCATCGCCATTGCCGGCCTTTTGACTTACGGTGACGCGCCGCTTGTAAAAGCCGCCATCGCCAGTCTTTCCTGA
- a CDS encoding PLP-dependent aminotransferase family protein: MQPGTRIEKVMASIRQRIAARNLVPGARLPSVRALAKAMQVSTSTVVEAYDRLVADGTIGSRPGSGFFVAGPLAPLSLADIEPRLDRAVDPLWVSRQALDEASVLAKPGCGWLPASWMPEEALRRAMRGLARADTALLTDYASPMGLLQLRQLLSRRLAEHGVQAGAGQIMLTDSGTQAIDLLCRFLLQPGDAVIVDDPCYFNFHALLRAHRVRVIGVPYTPTGPDLPLFEQASKEHQPRLYITNSAIHNPTSARLSAVTAHRLLMLAEQAGLTIIEDDIFADFETQAAPRLAAFDGLNRVVQIGSFSKTLSASVRCGFIAAPLAWVEALTDLKIATAFGGAHFSAALVLSLLTDGSYRKHVEALRLRLAAVMPQAAARLKSIGCVPWIEPQAGMFLWCRLPDGVDAGDVARRALAQQVVLAPGNVFSSSQNASSFMRFNVSQMGSPQTMTVLEDALREAADHRLP, encoded by the coding sequence ATGCAGCCCGGAACACGCATAGAAAAAGTAATGGCGAGCATCCGCCAGCGCATCGCCGCGCGCAACCTGGTGCCGGGCGCACGTTTGCCTTCGGTGCGGGCGCTGGCAAAGGCGATGCAGGTTTCCACCTCCACCGTCGTCGAAGCCTATGACCGCCTGGTGGCTGATGGCACGATAGGTTCGCGTCCCGGCTCCGGGTTTTTTGTGGCGGGTCCGCTTGCGCCGTTATCTCTGGCCGATATCGAGCCGCGGCTGGATAGGGCGGTGGATCCCCTGTGGGTGTCGCGGCAGGCGCTGGATGAGGCCTCCGTCCTTGCCAAGCCCGGCTGCGGCTGGCTTCCCGCGTCATGGATGCCGGAGGAGGCGCTGCGGCGGGCGATGCGGGGGCTTGCTCGTGCGGATACTGCCCTGCTGACGGATTATGCGAGCCCAATGGGGCTGCTGCAACTTCGCCAGCTTCTGTCGCGCAGGCTTGCCGAACACGGCGTACAGGCGGGCGCCGGCCAGATCATGCTCACCGACTCCGGTACGCAGGCGATCGATCTTCTCTGCCGTTTCCTGCTGCAGCCGGGGGATGCGGTGATTGTCGACGATCCCTGTTATTTCAATTTCCATGCGCTGCTGCGCGCGCACCGCGTCAGGGTCATCGGCGTGCCCTACACGCCAACCGGGCCGGACCTGCCGTTGTTCGAGCAGGCGTCGAAAGAACACCAGCCACGTCTTTATATTACCAATTCCGCGATCCATAATCCGACCAGCGCCAGACTTTCCGCCGTTACCGCCCATCGGCTGTTGATGCTCGCCGAACAGGCGGGGCTGACCATCATCGAGGATGATATTTTTGCCGATTTCGAAACACAGGCGGCACCGCGGCTGGCTGCTTTTGATGGTCTTAACCGTGTTGTCCAGATCGGCAGCTTTTCAAAAACCCTGTCGGCTTCCGTGCGGTGCGGTTTCATCGCGGCACCTCTGGCATGGGTGGAAGCGCTGACCGATCTCAAGATCGCCACCGCTTTCGGTGGAGCGCATTTTTCTGCGGCGCTGGTACTGTCGCTTTTGACGGATGGCAGTTACCGCAAGCATGTCGAGGCGCTTCGACTGCGCCTTGCGGCCGTGATGCCGCAGGCGGCGGCACGTCTGAAGTCGATTGGATGTGTGCCCTGGATCGAGCCGCAGGCGGGCATGTTTTTATGGTGCCGTCTGCCGGACGGAGTGGATGCGGGCGATGTGGCGCGCCGCGCGCTTGCGCAGCAGGTGGTTCTGGCACCCGGCAACGTCTTCAGTTCCTCGCAGAATGCATCCAGTTTCATGCGTTTCAATGTATCGCAAATGGGCAGTCCGCAGACCATGACGGTGCTGGAGGATGCGCTCCGGGAGGCGGCCGATCACCGCCTGCCCTGA